One Sulfuriferula thiophila DNA window includes the following coding sequences:
- a CDS encoding tetratricopeptide repeat protein, protein MSTDEPHTTSAADRHASLPRPRLITPLNLAGLVVAVGTVLVLLYPQQRLSDQIRMNPKVDEVSLQYMRNLLATDPNDHELRIQLARAYASIGHYRRALKVLQPLYTNKQPEWREAAILVKLDILAKITFAAVPGSPDRDYKLTQLKLALIAAESQIYHADALRQLARTAESSGDIQLAERLATKFARSSNNLSDLNEAARLALANGHYLISAQYTWRQRQLSHDPEQKIIYMKQALATLQSGGLGHIGLDWVQQLPAAEWQRPDVLYSLTKLALASNRPAMAADFAARLVGFAPPAATPARFVPAYYDLAYSAFLGNRDLPHALQLAQIAVSQAPNNALWHERLAQISEWSNQPQIALTQWRWLATHQGTESAWQSWMRLAGGLYDYAAQVMGLEHDWKRQGNDTKYARKIVQLYEYLGQPEAALAWLDKNGEEAKRPELLLLSAELLTRMGRDTDALIRYRRYLSRNPASPELAVTIAGMMQRAGLYQEAFELLDDTRIRAKPEDKLFWLNLGELAWRLKHLDQAIIAYRILSDAPDAEPFQQERLFQALKRKDPRLAAQTAERYWLKTKRIDLFLNAVDTYAELDDWQAVQRLYKITDAPEWRSYDDTLRFVAMRAEMYKHMGNFVAAEHDYRFLIKRYPSNVGVKESFLWLLLDMRQFSELDHFMQQWAKLISSSPSLWDVFAAGHLALGRPDYALALYNRMAKSHAQDELWLLNYAVTLESGGKPDLAWQIRRQIWQQRLSTQSNKDWLGTRANARDIEALRLLLLNDPGHGQGILWKLLRDGSPALKQNSQFVELATVWLNSREQNDATRAWLIHQYAHWLKTPLGSRISDALTTQDREAADEILNHDGILLYDKMNLSILAGRKNDAADLAFIAMDRSRLDESLYEQAAPVLLANDRTAGVTMTFRNLGSYSEIQNTITATGHQIGGLKLDLSLHQTSRSGVDTTLLTRAPNEMGGEIALHQLGNSYTNTLKLQFSQALDTQAGFSLNHQHQIGSRLQLDTQLAYNQTAMENAALRLIGRRNQIAFESNYRLDRWTQWSVRGELNQYHSIDGQTLGSGNMLTSTLSHEISGSHPALRARITGTWNQYHAADTVLTGKAASLIPSGQPNTASYFMPQDVREIAAYASVGDATDSRLPARDFEYLGEIGVFYNTTAGTGLRVNAGIAARVIGADRLQLFTRYDQAPSGQGKASLEAGVGYQFHY, encoded by the coding sequence ATGTCCACGGACGAGCCACATACCACCTCAGCTGCTGACAGACATGCCAGCCTGCCGCGCCCGCGGTTAATCACGCCACTTAATCTGGCGGGTCTGGTGGTGGCCGTCGGCACCGTACTGGTGTTGCTCTATCCGCAGCAACGTTTATCCGATCAAATCCGAATGAATCCCAAGGTCGATGAGGTGTCACTGCAATACATGCGTAACCTTCTCGCCACGGACCCAAACGATCACGAACTGCGCATCCAGTTAGCTCGAGCCTATGCATCGATAGGCCACTATCGTCGAGCGCTGAAGGTTCTGCAGCCGCTCTATACGAATAAACAGCCCGAGTGGCGTGAAGCTGCCATTCTGGTCAAGTTGGACATTCTTGCCAAAATCACTTTTGCTGCCGTGCCTGGCAGTCCGGACCGGGATTACAAGTTAACTCAATTAAAACTGGCCTTAATTGCAGCCGAATCCCAGATATACCATGCTGATGCCTTACGGCAACTCGCTCGCACAGCAGAATCAAGTGGTGATATCCAGCTAGCCGAACGACTTGCAACAAAATTCGCTCGTTCAAGTAATAATCTGTCAGATCTCAATGAAGCAGCCCGGTTAGCGCTGGCAAATGGCCATTACCTGATCAGTGCCCAATACACATGGCGGCAACGACAGTTAAGCCATGATCCGGAGCAAAAGATCATCTATATGAAACAGGCTTTGGCCACACTGCAATCCGGTGGTCTGGGGCATATCGGTCTGGATTGGGTACAACAATTACCTGCAGCTGAATGGCAACGTCCCGATGTCTTGTATAGCCTGACGAAGCTGGCACTGGCGTCCAACCGGCCAGCTATGGCAGCCGATTTTGCTGCCAGACTGGTCGGCTTTGCACCTCCGGCAGCTACACCGGCACGATTTGTTCCCGCTTACTATGATCTGGCCTATAGTGCGTTTCTTGGTAACCGGGATTTGCCTCATGCATTACAGCTTGCACAGATCGCCGTCAGCCAGGCACCCAACAACGCACTGTGGCATGAACGACTGGCGCAAATATCCGAATGGTCAAACCAGCCGCAAATTGCGTTAACACAATGGCGCTGGCTAGCGACGCACCAAGGAACAGAATCCGCCTGGCAATCCTGGATGCGTCTGGCGGGTGGATTGTATGACTATGCTGCCCAGGTAATGGGTCTGGAGCATGACTGGAAACGCCAGGGCAATGATACAAAATATGCACGCAAGATCGTACAACTCTATGAATACCTCGGGCAGCCTGAAGCGGCCCTGGCATGGCTGGATAAAAATGGTGAGGAAGCAAAACGACCGGAATTATTACTGCTGTCTGCCGAGTTATTAACACGTATGGGACGAGATACCGACGCGCTTATACGCTATCGCCGTTATTTAAGCCGTAACCCAGCCAGTCCCGAGCTGGCTGTCACCATTGCCGGGATGATGCAACGTGCCGGACTGTATCAGGAAGCATTTGAACTCCTGGATGACACCCGAATACGTGCCAAGCCGGAAGACAAGCTGTTCTGGCTTAATCTGGGTGAACTGGCATGGCGGCTGAAACATCTCGATCAGGCTATCATTGCCTATCGTATTCTGAGCGATGCTCCAGATGCCGAACCATTTCAGCAAGAACGTTTATTCCAGGCATTAAAGCGCAAAGACCCGCGACTGGCCGCACAGACCGCAGAACGCTACTGGTTGAAGACCAAACGCATCGACTTATTTCTGAATGCCGTCGACACCTATGCTGAACTGGATGACTGGCAAGCGGTACAGCGTTTATACAAAATAACAGACGCCCCTGAATGGCGTAGCTATGACGACACGTTAAGATTTGTTGCCATGCGCGCTGAAATGTACAAACACATGGGTAATTTTGTCGCTGCCGAGCACGATTATCGTTTCCTGATCAAACGCTATCCGAGCAACGTGGGGGTCAAGGAATCCTTCCTGTGGTTGTTGCTCGACATGCGCCAATTCAGTGAACTGGACCATTTCATGCAGCAATGGGCGAAACTCATCTCCTCCTCACCAAGTTTGTGGGATGTGTTTGCCGCGGGTCACCTTGCCTTGGGCCGGCCGGATTATGCACTCGCACTCTATAATCGCATGGCAAAATCACATGCACAGGATGAGTTATGGCTGCTCAATTATGCCGTCACGCTGGAATCCGGTGGCAAACCCGACCTGGCATGGCAAATCCGCCGCCAGATATGGCAACAGCGCCTAAGCACACAATCGAACAAAGACTGGCTGGGAACCCGTGCCAACGCACGCGATATCGAAGCCTTGCGCCTGTTGCTGCTCAATGACCCAGGTCATGGTCAAGGCATCCTGTGGAAACTGTTGCGCGATGGCTCTCCGGCTCTCAAACAGAATAGCCAGTTTGTCGAGCTTGCCACTGTCTGGCTCAATAGCCGTGAACAGAATGATGCCACCCGTGCCTGGTTGATACACCAGTACGCCCATTGGCTCAAGACACCACTCGGCTCACGTATTTCTGATGCCCTCACAACGCAGGATCGTGAAGCGGCCGACGAAATTTTGAATCATGATGGCATATTGCTTTACGACAAAATGAACCTGTCCATATTAGCCGGACGCAAAAACGACGCAGCCGATCTCGCATTTATTGCCATGGATCGTTCCCGTCTGGATGAGTCCTTATATGAACAAGCCGCTCCGGTGCTTTTAGCCAATGACCGCACCGCAGGTGTCACAATGACTTTCCGTAACCTGGGCAGTTATAGCGAAATTCAGAACACTATCACCGCAACAGGCCATCAAATTGGCGGGCTCAAACTCGACCTCAGCTTGCATCAGACCAGTCGCAGCGGGGTCGATACCACACTACTAACCCGTGCGCCCAATGAAATGGGTGGTGAAATCGCCTTGCACCAGCTTGGCAACAGTTATACCAACACATTAAAGCTGCAATTCAGCCAGGCGCTTGATACCCAGGCAGGCTTCAGCCTCAATCATCAGCATCAAATCGGATCTCGCCTACAACTCGACACGCAATTGGCTTACAATCAAACCGCTATGGAAAATGCGGCGCTGCGTTTAATTGGCCGCCGCAACCAGATTGCATTTGAAAGCAATTACCGACTGGATCGCTGGACCCAATGGAGTGTGCGTGGCGAACTTAACCAGTATCACAGCATTGATGGACAAACGCTGGGGAGTGGAAATATGCTCACCTCCACCCTGAGTCATGAAATAAGTGGTTCACACCCGGCGTTACGTGCGCGCATAACCGGCACCTGGAACCAATATCACGCAGCCGATACTGTTTTAACCGGCAAGGCAGCCAGTCTGATTCCATCGGGGCAGCCTAATACCGCCAGCTACTTCATGCCGCAGGATGTACGTGAAATTGCCGCTTATGCCAGTGTAGGGGATGCTACTGACAGCAGATTACCGGCTCGCGATTTCGAATATCTGGGCGAAATCGGCGTGTTCTATAACACTACTGCCGGCACTGGCCTGCGCGTCAATGCTGGCATCGCAGCTCGTGTAATCGGTGCCGACCGACTACAGCTTTTTACCCGTTATGACCAGGCTCCCAGCGGACAAGGCAAAGCCAGTCTGGAAGCTGGCGTAGGTTATCAATTCCACTATTAA
- a CDS encoding penicillin-binding protein activator LpoB, with translation MKKIIIACMTLLFLAGCAITDRTSAPTLDKNVKWALLPMENHTETPQASLRMEAITETLLRVKGAMNLEKYPSSMTQDSLFEPADAKAVEAAINWAVQSGARYAVTGTVNEWRYKTGVDGEPAVGVTIKIIDLQTRQVVWDAAGARTGWGREAVSAIAQKLLEDLTGSIKLR, from the coding sequence ATGAAAAAAATTATTATTGCGTGCATGACTTTACTTTTTCTGGCTGGCTGTGCAATTACTGACCGCACCAGCGCACCGACACTGGACAAAAATGTGAAGTGGGCATTGTTGCCTATGGAAAACCACACCGAGACCCCGCAAGCCAGTTTGCGCATGGAAGCGATCACCGAAACCCTGTTACGCGTTAAAGGCGCTATGAATCTGGAGAAATACCCTTCCAGCATGACTCAAGACAGCCTGTTTGAGCCAGCCGATGCTAAAGCGGTTGAAGCAGCGATTAACTGGGCAGTGCAATCCGGCGCGCGTTATGCCGTCACCGGCACAGTAAACGAGTGGCGCTACAAAACCGGTGTTGATGGCGAACCGGCCGTCGGCGTCACCATCAAAATCATCGACCTGCAAACCCGCCAGGTGGTCTGGGATGCAGCAGGAGCCCGTACCGGCTGGGGTCGTGAGGCTGTCAGTGCAATCGCGCAGAAATTACTGGAAGACCTGACCGGTAGCATCAAGCTACGATGA
- a CDS encoding PelD GGDEF domain-containing protein, with protein MNLYQHLLPHGTKQYWQWGETLGISLGALLLSYSILPGDPLNTHIFPWIWMAPVLIALRYGVLMGVVSVLIFLGGWLLWAADQNLSYAVFPRLTFLGGTLMVMITGEFSGVWISRVRRIEELQHYTEQRLELLTRRLYLLSLSHDRLEQDLIGRPASLREGLKDLNRILPATDGLPGADLYLALVVRQCNLSVAGLYAVEDGKISPIASASIGAFTPIDDHDPLITHCLKSGELVHINTEENLTELPSRYLVAVPAKTADGRIVAITAVEKMPFFALQAENMQTLSVLTSYYADTITASEFTPYLTDKLTDCPIDFFKAMHTLRRLQRDMQISSMIVGFVAPDNQETAEQLKSIAAAVRGLDETWTMVREGKRICLVLLPLAGESSLGGYLDRIVRIFIERFGTRPGQTGILIRSITLDQDPVSVELEKFIITLTNTTRAEH; from the coding sequence ATGAACCTTTATCAGCATCTGCTCCCTCACGGCACCAAGCAGTATTGGCAATGGGGCGAAACCCTGGGTATCAGCCTGGGGGCGCTATTACTGTCATACAGTATCCTGCCGGGAGATCCACTCAACACCCATATTTTTCCATGGATATGGATGGCACCTGTGCTCATCGCGTTACGCTATGGCGTGCTCATGGGCGTGGTGTCCGTGCTCATTTTTCTGGGTGGGTGGTTATTGTGGGCAGCTGACCAGAACTTGAGTTATGCCGTCTTCCCTCGCCTCACCTTCCTTGGTGGTACGCTAATGGTGATGATAACCGGTGAGTTCAGTGGCGTCTGGATTTCTCGCGTACGGCGCATCGAGGAACTCCAGCACTACACCGAGCAGCGTCTGGAACTACTTACCCGTCGTTTGTATTTATTGAGCCTGTCACATGATCGCCTGGAACAGGATCTGATTGGCCGCCCGGCCAGTTTGCGTGAAGGCTTGAAAGATCTTAATCGCATCCTGCCAGCTACCGACGGCCTGCCTGGCGCTGATCTGTACCTGGCTCTGGTCGTGCGCCAATGCAATCTGAGTGTCGCTGGATTATATGCTGTAGAAGATGGCAAGATCAGCCCGATTGCGAGTGCAAGCATAGGCGCATTCACCCCGATAGATGATCATGACCCACTCATCACACATTGCCTTAAGAGTGGTGAATTAGTCCATATCAATACCGAAGAAAATCTGACCGAGCTTCCAAGCCGCTACCTGGTTGCCGTCCCGGCCAAAACAGCGGATGGTCGTATTGTCGCCATCACGGCCGTTGAAAAAATGCCATTTTTTGCACTGCAGGCAGAAAATATGCAAACGCTGTCCGTGCTGACCAGCTACTACGCAGACACCATTACCGCCAGCGAATTCACCCCTTACCTGACTGACAAGCTTACAGACTGCCCTATCGATTTTTTCAAGGCCATGCACACTCTCAGGCGCTTACAGCGTGACATGCAAATCAGCAGCATGATAGTGGGATTTGTCGCACCCGATAACCAGGAAACAGCTGAACAACTTAAATCCATTGCTGCTGCGGTACGCGGACTGGATGAAACATGGACTATGGTACGCGAGGGAAAGCGTATCTGTTTGGTACTATTGCCTTTAGCTGGCGAAAGCTCGCTTGGAGGATATTTAGACAGGATTGTACGCATCTTTATTGAACGGTTTGGTACACGCCCTGGCCAAACCGGCATACTGATACGCTCAATTACGCTTGACCAAGATCCGGTCAGCGTAGAGCTCGAAAAATTCATTATAACGTTGACGAATACCACCCGTGCTGAGCACTAA